A single Triticum dicoccoides isolate Atlit2015 ecotype Zavitan chromosome 2A, WEW_v2.0, whole genome shotgun sequence DNA region contains:
- the LOC119356360 gene encoding 26S proteasome non-ATPase regulatory subunit 13 homolog B-like — translation MRSEETIHSELGAGDDILSELVGDDEEDGGRGKKPRAGRAGVAFLRLPSLLYLLTLLTTKPKSVAVDVALAHLHAIVLDHFHLPSILPRTVTPPLGLLGTFYVYVTTPTMALGVTDAGYQAMTHLRLPPMLVVSSQSALAIVSSNSDIHKGWVRVAISLEHRGGVRVRPHRDRNRSSPCCSSSPSSWPGRKEGKGSGGDQAMAAPLEFLEAQGSTRPELAEWYAALADLYQRKLWHQLTLKLDQFLALAVVQAGDALIQLYTHFISDFESKINLLKFAHFAVVVSRQYSDKDAGISYLEGVISKLRDTKESRVEEPILYVKMQIASFLLEKGNQKECKKLVDEGKTTLDSMDDVDPSVHSTYYWLCSQYHKVCQDYSEFYKNALLYLAYTTVESLSEPFKQNLAFDLSLAALLGDNIYNFGELLAHPIIHSLVGTSVEWIYHILQAFNSGNLASYQELCKVHAAALSAQPALVQKERELLEKINILCLMEIIFSRASQDRTIPLSTIAEQTRLSVEDVEYLLMKSLSAHLIEGIIDGVDGTVHVSWAQPRVLGIDQVKSLRDRLDTWVGKVHTTLLSVEAETPDLITGGPLYPHRCCPVLQTVKVAATRCRLGSCNDINVLQRSPLFKRLCDGEAPSCNYTVNGHKYNMWYYLADAIYPQWVAFVKTISDPHGNKQSHFATCQEAIRKDMERAFEVLQARCGIVREVAITWKTKTFDSS, via the exons ATGCGGTCGGAGGAGACGATCCATAGTGAGTTAGGGGCAGGAGATGATATACTTAGCGAGCTCGTTGGGGATGACGAGGAAGATGGAGGTAGAGGCAAGAAACCTAGGGCAGGAAGGGCG GGTGTTGCATTTCTCCGCCTTCCGAGCCTCCTCTATCTGTTGACACTTCTCACAACCAAGCCCAAGTCTGTGGCCGTTGATGTCGCGTTAGCACATCTCCACGCTATTGTGCTCGATCACTTCCACCTCCCAAGCATCCTCCCACGCACAGTTACACCTCCTCTAGGGCTCCTGGGCACCTTCTATGTCTATGTCACGACGCCTACTATGGCCTTGGGCGTCACTGATGCTGGGTATCAAGCCATGACACATCTTCGCCTCCCTCCAATGCTGGTGGTGAGCTCCCAGTCTGCTCTGGCCATCGTGTCCTCCAACAGTGACATACACAAG GGATGGGTCAGAGTTGCTATTAGTCTGGAGCATCGCGGAGGAGTGCGAGTCCGACCGCACCGCGACCGAAACAGATCCAGCCCTTGCTGCTCCTCGTCTCCGTCTTCTTGGCCGGGAAGAAAGGAAGGGAAAGGAAGCGGCGGAGACCAGGCGATGGCGGCGCCGCTGGAGTTCCTGGAGGCGCAGGGCTCGACCCGGCCGGAGCTGGCGGAGTGGTACGCCGCCCTCGCCGACCTCTACCAGCGGAAGCTCTGGCACCAACTCACCCTCAAGCTTGACCAGTTCCtcgccctcgccgtcgtccag GCGGGTGATGCTCTGATTCAGCTGTATACTCATTTCATCTCTGATTTCGAGAGCAAGATCAATCTTCTTAAATTTGCTCACTTCGCGGTAGTAGTTTCACGCCAGTATTCAGATAAAGATGCCGGTATAAGCTATCTCGAAGGCGTAATTTCGAAGCTGCGTGATACCAAGGAATCACGGGTTGAAGAGCCCATTCTGTATGTGAAGATGCAGATTGCAAGTTTTCTTCTTGAGAAAGGGAATCAAAAGGAGTGTAAGAAACTGGTAGACGAGGGGAAAACCACTTTGGATAGCATGGACGATGTTGATCCTTCAGTACATTCGACCTATTATTGGTTATGTTCTCAGTACCATAAAGTGTGTCAAGACTATTCTGAATTCTATAAAAATGCTCTTCTCTATCTTGCATACACAACAGTGGAGTCACTTTCAGAACCATTCAAACAG AACCTGGCATTTGACCTCTCACTTGCTGCTTTATTGGGTGACAACATATACAACTTCGGGGAGTTGCTTGCCCATCCAATT ATCCACAGCCTTGTGGGAACATCGGTGGAGTGGATTTATCATATATTGCAAGCGTTCAACTCTGGCAATCTAGCATCCTACCAGGAACTCTGCAAAGTTCACGCCGCCGCTTTGAGTGCGCAGCCTGCTTTGGTACAGAAGGAGAGGGAACTTCTTGAAAAGATCAATATCCTTTGCTTGATGGAAATCATTTTCAG TCGAGCATCCCAAGACCGTACAATCCCGTTGAGCACTATAGCTGAACAGACCAGGCTCTCAGTTGAAGATGTGGAGTATCTACTAATGAAGAGCCTCTCT GCTCATCTTATCGAAGGCATTATTGATGGGGTCGACGGGACTGTCCATGTTTCATGGGCGCAACCGAGGGTCCTTGGGATTGACCAAGTGAAATCCCTGCGTGACCGGCTTGATACCTGGGTCGGGAAGGTGCACACTACTTTGCTATCTGTTGAAGCCGAGACACCCGACCTG ATAACTGGAGGCCCTCTATACCCACATCGTTGTTGTCCCGTGCTGCAAACGGTCAAGGTCGCTGCCACCAGATGTCGCCTTG GTTCgtgcaatgacatcaatgtgctccaACGATCTCCTTTATTCAAGAGACTTTGTGATGGGGAAGCTCCATCATGCAACTACACTGTCAACGGGCACAAGTACAACATGTGGTACTATCTTGCTGATGCTATCTATCCTCAGTGGGTGGCGTTTGTCAAGACCATATCCGATCCACATGGAAACAAACAAAGCCACTTCGCAACATGTCAAGAGGCAATTAGGAAGGATATGGAGAGAGCATTTGAAGTGCTTCAAGCTCGTTGTGGTATTGTTCGTGAAGTTGCAATAACATGGAAAACAAAGACATTTGACAGCTCATGA
- the LOC119356358 gene encoding receptor protein kinase-like protein ZAR1 has protein sequence MKTATINHLSTHNHFLTTPSMPTKRRKIPSPPLTSGAPSKSKVSTRFQPQRCRRSVGFYNPSNLCCRASLWPLTVSVSQGHTLTQTIEEFVLLMRTVPTTILLLLLLLALPPAPAVALTDDGLALLAFKAAVTDDPASALAKWSESDADPCRWPGVTCANISSQPRVVGLAVAGKNVAGYIPSELGSLLFLRRLNLHDNRLTGGIPAALSNASSLHSIFLYNNALTGKLPMALCDLPRLQNLDVSRNSLSGELPLDLRNCRSLQRLIVSRNTFSGEVPAGVWPELSSLQQLDLSSNAFNGSIPPDLGQLPKLSGTLNLSHNQFSGIVPPELGRLPATVTLDLRFNNLSGAIPQTGSLASQGPTAFLNNPALCGFPLQVACRAVPPPTQSPPPQNTSSSTASASNDSQHQPIKSSLIALISVADAAGVALVGIILVYIYWKVKDRREGRGGRGRAIAEDDDDDDRNKGLCGCIWGRRDRGWVDGSSDDEEEGDGKCSGADGELVAIDRGFRMELDELLRSSAYVLGKGGKGIVYKVVVGNGSTPVAVRRLGGGGGGAERCKEFRAEARAMGRVRHPNVVRLRAYYWSPDEKLVVTDFVGNGNLATALRGRSGEPVLSWAARLKIAKGAARGLAYLHECSSTRRFVHGEVKPSNILLDADFTPRVADFGLVRLLAIAGCGPDAAPPSSGGSLLGGAIPYTKPAPAQAHASGYRAPEARAPGARPAQKWDVFSFGVILLELLTGRGPADHASPSTSASFSGPSTTTTDRSGSAEHEAVPEAVRWVRRGFEDARPVAEMVDPALLREAPALPKKEIVAAFHVALACTEADPELRPKMKTVADGLDKIGS, from the exons ATGAAGACAGCCACCATTAACCATCTTTCCACGCATAACCACTTCCTCACTACTCCTAGCATGCCAACGAAAAGGAGAAAAATTCCATCACCACCACTCACATCCGGGGCGCCTTCGAAATCCAAGGTGTCCACTCGATTCCAACCGCAGCGCTGCCGCAGATCTGTCGGTTTCTATAACCCCTCTAACCTCTGCTGCCGCGCCTCTCTGTGGCCACTGACAGTCAGTGTTAGCCAGGGACACACGCTGACACAGACGATAGAAGAGTTTGTTCTGCTCATGAGGACGGTCCCGACCACGattctcctcctgctgctgctcctcGCGTTGCCGCCGGCGCCGGCCGTGGCGCTCACCGACGACGGCCTCGCGCTGCTGGCCTTCAAGGCGGCCGTGACCGACGACCCGGCCTCGGCCCTCGCCAAGTGGTCCGAGTCGGACGCCGACCCGTGCCGCTGGCCCGGCGTCACCTGCGCCAACATCTCCTCGCAGCCGCGCGTGGTCGGCCTGGCCGTCGCCGGCAAGAACGTGGCCGGCTACATCCCCTCCGAGCTCGGCTCGCTGCTCTTCCTCCGCCGGCTCAACCTCCACGACAACCGCCTCACGGGCGGCATCCCGGCCGCGCTCTCCAACGCCTCCTCGCTCCACTCCATCTTCCTCTACAACAACGCGCTCACCGGCAAGCTCCCCATGGCGCTCTGCGACCTCCCGAGGCTGCAGAACCTCGATGTTTCCCGGAACTCGCTCTCCGGCGAGCTGCCGCTCGACCTCCGGAACTGCCGGAGCTTGCAGCGTCTTATCGTCTCCAGAAACACCTTCTCTGGCGAGGTGCCCGCCGGTGTTTGGCCGGAGTTGTCCAGCCTGCAGCAGCTCGACCTCTCCTCCAACGCCTTCAACGGCTCCATCCCGCCGGACCTCGGCCAGCTCCCCAAGCTCTCCGGCACACTCAACCTCTCGCACAACCAGTTCTCCGGCATCGTGCCGCCGGAGCTCGGCCGCCTCCCGGCGACCGTCACTCTCGACCTCCGCTTCAACAACCTCTCCGGCGCCATCCCGCAGACGGGCTCCCTCGCCAGCCAGGGCCCCACCGCGTTCCTCAACAACCCCGCTCTCTGCGGCTTCCCGCTCCAAGTTGCCTGCCGAGCCGTCCCACCGCCGACGCAATCGCCGCCGCCACAGAACACCAGTTCATCAACAGCCTCCGCCTCTAACGACAGCCAGCACCAGCCAATTAAATCAAGCCTGATAGCGCtcatctccgtcgccgacgccgccgGCGTCGCCCTCGTCGGCATCATCCTGGTGTACATATACTGGAAAGTCAAGGACCGGAGGGAAGGCCGCGGCGGCCGTGGCCGCGCAATcgccgaagacgacgacgacgatgatcggAACAAGGGGCTGTGCGGCTGCATTTGGGGCCGCCGCGACAGAGGTTGGGTTGACGGCTCGTCGGACGACGAGGAAGAAGGAGACGGCAAGTGCAGCGGCGCCGACGGGGAGCTTGTGGCGATCGACCGGGGATTCCGGATGGAGCTGGACGAGCTGCTCCGGTCGTCCGCGTATGTGCTGGGGAAGGGAGGGAAGGGGATCGTGTACAAGGTGGTGGTGGGCAATGGCTCGACGCCGGTGGCCGTCCGGCggctgggcggcggcggtggtggcgcagAGAGGTGCAAGGAGTTCAGGGCGGAGGCGCGGGCGATGGGGCGGGTGCGGCACCCCAACGTGGTGCGGCTGCGCGCTTACTACTGGTCACCGGACGAGAAGCTCGTCGTCACCGACTTCGTCGGCAACGGTAACCTCGCCACCGCGCTGCGTG GTCGCAGCGGCGAGCCTGTGCTGTCGTGGGCGGCGCGGCTGAAGATCGCCAAGGGCGCGGCGCGCGGCCTGGCGTACCTCCACGAGTGCAGCAGCACCCGGCGGTTCGTCCACGGCGAGGTCAAGCCGTCCAACATCCTCCTGGACGCCGACTTCACCCCGCGCGTCGCCGACTTCGGCCTCGTCCGCCTGCTCGCCATCGCCGGCTGCGGCCccgacgccgcgccgccgtccTCCGGCGGCAGCCTCCTCGGCGGCGCCATCCCCTACACGAAGCCGGCGCCGGCGCAGGCGCACGCGAGCGGCTACCGGGCGCCCGaggcgcgcgcgccgggcgcgcggCCGGCGCAGAAGTGGGACGTGTTCTCCTTCGGGGTGATCCTGCTGGAGCTGCTGACGGGGCGGGGGCCGGCGGACCACGCGTCGCCGTCGACGTCCGCGTCCTTCTCGGGGCCGTCCACGACGACGACGGACCGGTCCGGGAGCGCGGAGCACGAGGCGGTGCCGGAGGCGGTGCGGTGGGTGCGGCGCGGGTTCGAGGACGCGCGGCCGGTGGCGGAGATGGTGGACCCGGCGCTGCTGCGGGAGGCGCCGGCGCTGCCCAAGAAGGAGATCGTCGCCGCGTTCCACGTCGCGCTGGCGTGCACCGAGGCCGACCCGGAGCTCCGGCCCAAGATGAAGACCGTCGCCGACGGCCTCGACAAGATCGGGTCGTGA
- the LOC119356359 gene encoding HBS1-like protein isoform X1 has product MPRKVVSGPDYDDDYADYEDYEDDYDDYDETGYADVKPPVKEKESSKKSSNAVPVLWKCSMCTFDNHETMVYCEMCGVFRESFVKSGKDVSIKVESVNGISNNSGTSALSNSDSTKMPAKTSTTNFDGDSERKYASTSHDKVNSTQLASIGSSSSTGKKKQPVISDNNVPIERTPQLIADHFQLKEDQGSSSRASSSAQNKGSMETLSSDISQLSIERNNVNVAQPLPEEYKPEGWMLADQESGVLSQLNLAIVGHVDSGKSTLSGRLLHLLGKISKRDMHKNEKEAKEKGKGSFAYAWAMDESTEERARGVTMTVAVAYLETKKYRVVLLDSPGHKDFVPNLISGATQADAAILVVDASTGSFESGMDGEGGKSVGQTKEHAQLIRSFGVEQLIVAVNKMDAIGYSKDRLEFIKVRLGSFLRSCNFRDSAVTWIPLSAVENQNLIKSPSDARFTSWYQGSCLLDAIDCLQLPSRDVSKPLILPICDVIKSQSTGQLAAFGKLETGAIRNGSKVLVLPCEEVATVKSIERDSSSCSIARAGDNVAVILQGIDGSRIIPGGILCHPGFPVPVANYLELKIRVLDIAIPILIGYQVEFHIHHVKEAARVTKIVALLDKTGKPSKTAPRFLKSKQNAVVQVMLDQAVCVEEFSKCRALGRAFLRSSGSTIAVGIVTKIMRQDQH; this is encoded by the exons ATGCCTCGCAAGGTTGTCTCCGGCCCCGACTACGACGACGACTATGCTGATTATGAGGATTATGAGGACgattatgatgattatgatgagactggaTATGCTGATGTTAAGCCCCCTGTGAAGGAGAAAG AATCATCGAAGAAGTCTTCAAATGCAGTGCCTGTGCTTTGGAAGTGCTCCATGTGCACATTCGATAATCATGAAACTATGGTATACTGTGAGATGTGTGGGGTTTTCCGGGAATCTTTCGTCAAATCTGGCAAGGATGTTTCGATCAAAG TAGAATCTGTCAACGGAATATCAAACAATTCTGGGACATCTGCTCTGTCAAACTCTGATTCTACCAAGATGCCAGCGAAGACTTCTACTACAAACTTCGACGGTGATTCTGAGAGAAAGTATGCTAGCACATCTCATGATAAAG TCAATTCCACACAGTTGGCGTCTATTGGTAGCTCATCAAGCACTGGAAAAAAGAAACAACCCGTAATCTCTGACAATAATGTGCCAATCGAGAGGACACCTCAATTGATTGCTGATCATTTTCAGCTAAAGGAGGACCAGGGTAGTAGTAGTAGGGCTAGCAGTTCTGCTCAGAATAAGGGTTCCATGGAGACACTTTCTTCTGACATAAGCCAGCTAAGTATCGAAAGGAATAATGTCAATGTTGCACAGCCTTTACCTGAAGAGTATAAGCCTGAGGGGTGGATGCTAGCTGATCAGGAGTCCGGGGTGCTGAGCCAACTAAACCTTGCAATA GTGGGTCATGTTGATTCTGGCAAGTCAACACTCTCTGGGAGATTGCTACACCTATTAGGGAAGATATCGAAAAGAGATATGCACAAAAATGAGAAGGAGGCTAAGGAAAAA GGAAAGGGGTCATTTGCTTATGCATGGGCCATGGATGAGAGTACTGAAGAAAGGGCAAGAGGTGTCACAATGACAGTGGCTGTCGCCTATTTGGAGACCAAGAAATACCGTGTAGTTTTGCTTGACTCTCCTGGCCACAAAGATTTCGTGCCAAATTTGATATCTGGTGCAACACAGGCTGATGCAGCTATTCTTGTGGTTGATGCATCAACTGGTTCTTTTGAATCTGGTATGGATGGGGAAGGAGGGAAAAGTGTTGGGCAGACAAAGGAGCATGCTCAGCTTATTAGAAGCTTTGGTGTTGAGCAACTTATTGTTGCAGTCAACAAGATGGATGCTATTGGGTACTCAAAAGATAGGCTGGAGTTCATCAAGGTACGACTTGGTAGTTTTCTGCGGTCATGCAACTTCCGGGATTCAGCTGTTACCTGGATTCCTCTTAGTGCTGTAGAGAACCAGAATTTGATTAAATCTCCTTCAGATGCTCGTTTTACCTCCTG GTATCAAGGGTCGTGTCTCTTGGATGCTATAGATTGCTTGCAGCTTCCTTCTCGGGATGTTTCAAAGCCCCTCATTCTTCCTATATGTGATGTTATCAAATCTCAGTCGACAGGACAACTGGCAGCTTTTGGAAAATTAGAAACTGGCGCTATTCGAAATGGTTCAAAG GTCTTGGTTTTACCTTGTGAGGAAGTGGCGACAGTGAAATCCATTGAACGAGACTCTAGTTCATGCAGCATAGCGAGAGCTGGTGACAATGTGGCAGTTATTTTACAGGGAATTGATGGTAGTCGAATAATACCTGGCGGGATTCTTTGTCACCCTGGTTTCCCTGTGCCTGTAGCCAACTACTTGGAGCTTAAGATTCGAGTGTTGGACATCGCCATCCCAATTCTCATTGGTTATCAG GTGGAGTTTCACATACATCATGTGAAGGAAGCTGCAAGAGTAACGAAAATCGTGGCGTTGCTTGACAAGACAGGCAAGCCAAGTAAAACAGCACCGCGGTTTCTTAAATCAAAGCAGAATGCTGTTGTGCAG GTTATGCTAGATCAAGCGGTCTGTGTCGAGGAATTCTCGAAATGCCGAGCTCTTGGAAGGGCATTCTTAAGGTCGTCTGGAAGCACGATCGCTGTCGGTATAGTGACTAAGATAATGAGGCAGGATCAGCACTAG
- the LOC119356359 gene encoding HBS1-like protein isoform X2: protein MPRKVVSGPDYDDDYADYEDYEDDYDDYDETGYADVKPPVKEKESSKKSSNAVPVLWKCSMCTFDNHETMVYCEMCGVFRESFVKSGKDVSIKESVNGISNNSGTSALSNSDSTKMPAKTSTTNFDGDSERKYASTSHDKVNSTQLASIGSSSSTGKKKQPVISDNNVPIERTPQLIADHFQLKEDQGSSSRASSSAQNKGSMETLSSDISQLSIERNNVNVAQPLPEEYKPEGWMLADQESGVLSQLNLAIVGHVDSGKSTLSGRLLHLLGKISKRDMHKNEKEAKEKGKGSFAYAWAMDESTEERARGVTMTVAVAYLETKKYRVVLLDSPGHKDFVPNLISGATQADAAILVVDASTGSFESGMDGEGGKSVGQTKEHAQLIRSFGVEQLIVAVNKMDAIGYSKDRLEFIKVRLGSFLRSCNFRDSAVTWIPLSAVENQNLIKSPSDARFTSWYQGSCLLDAIDCLQLPSRDVSKPLILPICDVIKSQSTGQLAAFGKLETGAIRNGSKVLVLPCEEVATVKSIERDSSSCSIARAGDNVAVILQGIDGSRIIPGGILCHPGFPVPVANYLELKIRVLDIAIPILIGYQVEFHIHHVKEAARVTKIVALLDKTGKPSKTAPRFLKSKQNAVVQVMLDQAVCVEEFSKCRALGRAFLRSSGSTIAVGIVTKIMRQDQH, encoded by the exons ATGCCTCGCAAGGTTGTCTCCGGCCCCGACTACGACGACGACTATGCTGATTATGAGGATTATGAGGACgattatgatgattatgatgagactggaTATGCTGATGTTAAGCCCCCTGTGAAGGAGAAAG AATCATCGAAGAAGTCTTCAAATGCAGTGCCTGTGCTTTGGAAGTGCTCCATGTGCACATTCGATAATCATGAAACTATGGTATACTGTGAGATGTGTGGGGTTTTCCGGGAATCTTTCGTCAAATCTGGCAAGGATGTTTCGATCAAAG AATCTGTCAACGGAATATCAAACAATTCTGGGACATCTGCTCTGTCAAACTCTGATTCTACCAAGATGCCAGCGAAGACTTCTACTACAAACTTCGACGGTGATTCTGAGAGAAAGTATGCTAGCACATCTCATGATAAAG TCAATTCCACACAGTTGGCGTCTATTGGTAGCTCATCAAGCACTGGAAAAAAGAAACAACCCGTAATCTCTGACAATAATGTGCCAATCGAGAGGACACCTCAATTGATTGCTGATCATTTTCAGCTAAAGGAGGACCAGGGTAGTAGTAGTAGGGCTAGCAGTTCTGCTCAGAATAAGGGTTCCATGGAGACACTTTCTTCTGACATAAGCCAGCTAAGTATCGAAAGGAATAATGTCAATGTTGCACAGCCTTTACCTGAAGAGTATAAGCCTGAGGGGTGGATGCTAGCTGATCAGGAGTCCGGGGTGCTGAGCCAACTAAACCTTGCAATA GTGGGTCATGTTGATTCTGGCAAGTCAACACTCTCTGGGAGATTGCTACACCTATTAGGGAAGATATCGAAAAGAGATATGCACAAAAATGAGAAGGAGGCTAAGGAAAAA GGAAAGGGGTCATTTGCTTATGCATGGGCCATGGATGAGAGTACTGAAGAAAGGGCAAGAGGTGTCACAATGACAGTGGCTGTCGCCTATTTGGAGACCAAGAAATACCGTGTAGTTTTGCTTGACTCTCCTGGCCACAAAGATTTCGTGCCAAATTTGATATCTGGTGCAACACAGGCTGATGCAGCTATTCTTGTGGTTGATGCATCAACTGGTTCTTTTGAATCTGGTATGGATGGGGAAGGAGGGAAAAGTGTTGGGCAGACAAAGGAGCATGCTCAGCTTATTAGAAGCTTTGGTGTTGAGCAACTTATTGTTGCAGTCAACAAGATGGATGCTATTGGGTACTCAAAAGATAGGCTGGAGTTCATCAAGGTACGACTTGGTAGTTTTCTGCGGTCATGCAACTTCCGGGATTCAGCTGTTACCTGGATTCCTCTTAGTGCTGTAGAGAACCAGAATTTGATTAAATCTCCTTCAGATGCTCGTTTTACCTCCTG GTATCAAGGGTCGTGTCTCTTGGATGCTATAGATTGCTTGCAGCTTCCTTCTCGGGATGTTTCAAAGCCCCTCATTCTTCCTATATGTGATGTTATCAAATCTCAGTCGACAGGACAACTGGCAGCTTTTGGAAAATTAGAAACTGGCGCTATTCGAAATGGTTCAAAG GTCTTGGTTTTACCTTGTGAGGAAGTGGCGACAGTGAAATCCATTGAACGAGACTCTAGTTCATGCAGCATAGCGAGAGCTGGTGACAATGTGGCAGTTATTTTACAGGGAATTGATGGTAGTCGAATAATACCTGGCGGGATTCTTTGTCACCCTGGTTTCCCTGTGCCTGTAGCCAACTACTTGGAGCTTAAGATTCGAGTGTTGGACATCGCCATCCCAATTCTCATTGGTTATCAG GTGGAGTTTCACATACATCATGTGAAGGAAGCTGCAAGAGTAACGAAAATCGTGGCGTTGCTTGACAAGACAGGCAAGCCAAGTAAAACAGCACCGCGGTTTCTTAAATCAAAGCAGAATGCTGTTGTGCAG GTTATGCTAGATCAAGCGGTCTGTGTCGAGGAATTCTCGAAATGCCGAGCTCTTGGAAGGGCATTCTTAAGGTCGTCTGGAAGCACGATCGCTGTCGGTATAGTGACTAAGATAATGAGGCAGGATCAGCACTAG